CGGCACGTTCTACGCCGACGGAGAGATCCCCGGCAGGTCCATGGCCGACATCCCGCATCCATTCATCCAGGAATCCATCGCAAGGTTCGACACACTCCCCGATCGGGTGAGAACACGCATCCGGTTCATCCATCTGAACCACACGAACCCCGCGATCGACCCCGACAGCAGCGAGCGGCGGATGATCGAACGCGCGGGATACCATGTCGCCGAACAGGGCGAGATCCACTCGCTGTAACGAACTGTTTCGTCTGGAGGTTGTGCCATGTCGTTCCGTCACATCGTCGCATCGTGCGTGTCCCTTGGTGTTGTTGCGTGTGCTGGCGCACAGTCAAACAACGACTGGGTGCCGCTTTTCAATGGGCACGACCTTTCCGGCTGGGTTTCAACTGGTGAGCCCGATGCATGGACAGTGCGCGACGGCGAGATCGTCACCGCAAAGCCTAGTGCGGGTGGATGGCTTCGCACCACGAAGATGTATCGCGACTTCGAGCTCACACTCTCGTTCTGGATGCCCGAGGGTGGAAACTCGGGCGTGGGTTTGCGTGGCTCATCCGGTGGTGATCCTGCATTCACTGGTTTCGAGGTACAGATTCTCGATACGTTCGGTGAAGATCCCGGGTTGCGCAACTGCGGCGCGGTGTATGAAGCTGTTGCACCCTCTGCAATGGCAGTCAACGAGCACGGCAACTGGAACACCTATCGGATTTCACTCGTAGGTGACACACTCAACGTCTGGCTGAACGACCAGCATATCCACACGGATGTCAAACTCGACGATCGCGGGTTCTTCCGGAATGAAGCCCAGCCGCTCCCACTCAACACGCGCGCAACCACTGGCTATATCGCGGTACAGGACCACGGCCACGCCTTCCGGTACAAGGACATCAACATCAGAGATCTTTCAACAGATCCCGAGCCTGATGGCATGGTGCCACTCATTGAGGGTATGGATGCAGGAGAACCTGCAGGCTGGTTTGCTGAGGACAAGGCGGAATGGACGGTTGAAAGCGGTACGCTCATCGGTCGCAAGGGACCCGGCCACCTGTTTACAAAGGGTATGTACTCAAACTTTGAGCTGCGCGCACTCGTGAAAACAAATGATCACGGTAACTCCGGCATGTACTTCCGCGCAAAGCCAAACCCCGATCCCAACAACCCTTGGCCGATCGGGTATGAAGCACAGGTCGATCAGCACGATCCCAAGAACTTCACGGGCTGTATTTACAACGCAGCATGGCCCGACAACATCAAGGCTCCACTTACACGTGATGACGCGTGGTTTGATTATCGCATCCGCGCGGAGGGAGATCACATCCGCACGTGGATCAATGGCGTGCTGATGGTTGACACACATCTCGACACATACTCAACCGGTCATCTCGCGGTGCAGGGGCATCACGATGCAAACGTCATTCAGTACAAGGACATCCGCGTGCTGAATCTCGACATGGCGTCCTCGACAGCGGACGATTAATCAGAGGCTTGTCCATTCGCCGTTGTTCTTTGAGCTCGTCACACATGCCTCAACGAATCTGATGCCAAGATAGCCGTCGTGCGCATTGGGCACAACGCCCGCAAGATCTGTCTCAGCTGCGCCGGTTCTTACAGCATTGATCTGATCACACACGCCTCGATAAATATTGGCGAACGCCTCAATGTACCCCTCGGGATGCCCGGCGGGTACGCGCGTTGAACTCGTCGCGATCGGTGACAGATTACCCATGCCACGCGTGTATGTCGTGCGTGAACAGTCATTGTGGATGAGCGTGAGTGTCTCCGGTGTTTCCTGCTTCCATACGAGACCCGCTTTGTCGCCATAGACGCGGATCGAGAGTCCGTTCGCCTCGCCGGTGCAGATCTGCGACGCGGTGAGCGTAACATGTACGTTGTTCTCGGCGCGGACGTGGACGCTCGCGTCGTCATCGAGTATGCGACCATCAACAAAGCTTGTCAGGTGGGCGCTGACCTCGGTCGGTGTGCATCCGGTGATGAATCTTGCCAGATGCTCAGCGTGCGTGCCGATGTCGCCGAGTGCGCCCGCGATGCCTGCCCGCGAGGGATCGACCCGCCATGAGGCTTGTTTCTGCCCGGACTGCTCAATATTCTGCGAGAGCCATCCCTGGTGATACTCAACAAACACGCGACGGATGGTGCCGAGTTTGCCACTTTGAGCAAGTTCTCTCGCATGACGCACCATGGGATACCCGGAGTATGTGTATGTCACCGCGCACACGAGGTTGTTCCGTGTTGCGAGCTTGTGCAGTTCTTTCGCCTCGTCGCTGGTGATCGTGAATGGTTTGTCACACACGACGTTCAGACCAGCTAACAAGCACGCGCGTGCGATCGCGTGGTGCGTGTCGTTCGGCGTGACAATCACGACAAAGTCAACCGGGTCCGACCGGTTGCTTTCCTTTTCAACAAGTTCCTGCCATGTGCCGTAGGATCGGTCTGGCGCAAGCCCGAGCGATCTGGCTGATGCGATCGAACGCTCGGGCGTGGATGACAGCGCTCCTGCGACAAACTCTGCGCATGAATCCAGCGCGATCGCTTTGCGATGCACCGCACCAATGAACGCGTCCTGCCCGCCGCCGATCATAGCGTATCGAAGTGTCATTGTGCCTGCTCCGCTGAGTCAAACGCTGCGTCGAATGCGCGATTTGCTGGTGTGAAATCAAGTGCGCGCACAAAGTCCGCAGCTTCCGCTGCGCCGTGCTCGCGGTCCATCGCGCTGTCCTCCCATTCTACGCTGAGCGGGCCTGTGTACCCGATCCGATTGAGCGCGCGGACGATGTTCTCGAAGTTCACGTCGCCACGGCCGGGCGAGCGGAAATCCCAGCCTCGCTGATGATCACCAAAACTCAGGTGGCTCCCCAGGATGGACGTTGTGCCATCAAGATTCACCGCTGCATCCTTTACATGCACGTGGAAGATGCGATCGGGGAATGCATCGATCAGCTTGACCGGATCGATGCCCTGCCATTGCAGGTGCGACGGATCGAAGTTGATCCCGAACGCGGGATGATGATCAAGTGCAACGAGTGATCTTCGCATCGTGTGGATGTCGTACGCGATCTCGGTGGGATGGACTTCGAGAGCAAACTTCACGCTGTGCTTTGCAAATGCATCGAGGATCGGATTCCACTGCGATGCGAACGTGCGATATCCCGCGTCGATCTCGTCCTGCGATGTTGGCGGGAAGAAGTACAGCTTGTGCCAGACCGGGGAGCCTGTGAACCCATTGACAACCTGCACGCCAAACCGTGCCGCTGCCTCGGCTGTGTCGATCATCTCCTGTGCCGCTCGTTGCTGCACGCCATCGGGCTTTCCGTCACCCCAGACGCGCTCTGGCACGATGGCCTTGTGGCGGGCATCGATGGGGTCTGAGACGGCCTGTCCCACAAGGTGATTCGAAATGGCAAGGCATTTGAGCCCATGTCTGGCAAGGGTTTCCCCCAGATTCGCGCAATACCTGTCTTCAGACAGCACGCGATCGACTTCGAAATGATCGCCCCAGCAGGCAAGTTCGAGTCCGTCGTATCCCCAGCTTGCCGCTTTTTCAGCCAGAACTGCCAGTGGCATGTCAGCCCATTGCCCGGTAAAGAGTGTGACAGGTCGAGCCATACAGCGTTGCTCCCGTGAATCAGTGTGGTTGCAGGAAACGGCGATTTCTGGTAACGTGTGGGGTTTCCGCACGCAGTCTGCAAGGGTAGGGGGTTGGGCATGGAACGAGGCCGCTCGGGCACCACCGCATTGTCAGTGATGATGTTCCTGCAATACGCCGTCTGGGGCGTGTGGCTGCCGTACCTTGCCAACTACCTCGGCTCCGGCTGGATTGTCGCAAACGAGCAACTTGCTCCGGCACAGACGTTCGATCTCGGTCACGATCCCTTTGTGCCCGGCGAGTCCGGTCTGATCTTCATCAAGGACAAGTCGAGCTTTGAAAAAGCGATCGCAGCTACAACAAAGAAGATCGACGATGCCGAAACATCGGAGCAGGATCGTGCAACCGCACGCGCAGACCGCGACCAACTGCACTCTCAGATCGAGAACGCGCCCGAGAAGGTTGATCTTGCCGTGGTCAAGGAACAACTGACATCTGCTGGGTACAAGCGCGTTGGTGGCGGGTTGTGGTTCTCTGGTGCTGCTATCGGCTGGATTCTTGGGCTCGCTGGTTCGATCGGCGCGATCTTTGCACCGTTTCTTGCAGGCCAGATCGCCGACAGATTCATCAATGCAGAGAAATGGCTTGGCATTCTGCTCATCACAGGAGGGGCGCTCAAGTACCTCACGTTCTATGCGCACTCGTATGAATCATTCCTCGCGATGTCGATCCTCTATTCGATTGCATACATGCCGACACTGGCGATCACGAACTCGATCGCGTTCGCGCATCTCAAAGACCCGCAGAAGCAGTTTGGCCCTGTGCGTACGTGGGGCACGATCGGATGGATCATCGCGTCAAACGCGTTCCCATTGATTTGGCTGCAGACAAATCTGCATCCAACATCGCTGCCACCGTTTCTTGCCGGTGATCCCAAGCCCGATCAGGCAGGACTCATTGCCGACGCGCTCCGCGTTTCTGGTGTGATGGCAATCGGGTACGGCATCTGGGCGATGTTATTCCTGCCGAAGACACCGCCAACCAGGAGCAGCGAGCATCCGTTCGCATTCTTGAAAGCACTTGAGTACTTCAAGCATCGTGGTCTGCTCATCATGACGATCGCAGCACTCCCGATCTCGATGATCCACCAGGTCTACTTCATTCGCACCGGCCCATTCATCGAAGCGGCCGGATACAAGTCGGTGTACATCGGCCCCATCATGTCGATCGGCCAGATCGCAGAGATCATCATGCTCGCGATTCTTGGCCTGTTCCTGAAGCGGCTCGGTTTCAAGCTGGTTCTCGCACTCGGATGTGTCGCGTACTTTGTGCGGTTTGCGCTCTTTGCGCTCGCAGATGGTGGCACGAAAGAGTTGATCCTGCTCTCGTGTGTGCTCCACGGATTGTGTTACGGGTTCTTCTTTGCTGGCGCGTACATCTACCTTGAACGCATTGTGCCGAAGGATGCTCGCCACTCAGCACAGACATTGTTTGGTGTTGTCATTCTTGGTGCGGGTCCTGTGCTCGCAGGTTTCTACA
Above is a genomic segment from Phycisphaeraceae bacterium containing:
- a CDS encoding DUF1080 domain-containing protein, whose protein sequence is MSFRHIVASCVSLGVVACAGAQSNNDWVPLFNGHDLSGWVSTGEPDAWTVRDGEIVTAKPSAGGWLRTTKMYRDFELTLSFWMPEGGNSGVGLRGSSGGDPAFTGFEVQILDTFGEDPGLRNCGAVYEAVAPSAMAVNEHGNWNTYRISLVGDTLNVWLNDQHIHTDVKLDDRGFFRNEAQPLPLNTRATTGYIAVQDHGHAFRYKDINIRDLSTDPEPDGMVPLIEGMDAGEPAGWFAEDKAEWTVESGTLIGRKGPGHLFTKGMYSNFELRALVKTNDHGNSGMYFRAKPNPDPNNPWPIGYEAQVDQHDPKNFTGCIYNAAWPDNIKAPLTRDDAWFDYRIRAEGDHIRTWINGVLMVDTHLDTYSTGHLAVQGHHDANVIQYKDIRVLNLDMASSTADD
- a CDS encoding Gfo/Idh/MocA family oxidoreductase, which codes for MTLRYAMIGGGQDAFIGAVHRKAIALDSCAEFVAGALSSTPERSIASARSLGLAPDRSYGTWQELVEKESNRSDPVDFVVIVTPNDTHHAIARACLLAGLNVVCDKPFTITSDEAKELHKLATRNNLVCAVTYTYSGYPMVRHARELAQSGKLGTIRRVFVEYHQGWLSQNIEQSGQKQASWRVDPSRAGIAGALGDIGTHAEHLARFITGCTPTEVSAHLTSFVDGRILDDDASVHVRAENNVHVTLTASQICTGEANGLSIRVYGDKAGLVWKQETPETLTLIHNDCSRTTYTRGMGNLSPIATSSTRVPAGHPEGYIEAFANIYRGVCDQINAVRTGAAETDLAGVVPNAHDGYLGIRFVEACVTSSKNNGEWTSL
- a CDS encoding sugar phosphate isomerase/epimerase, whose product is MARPVTLFTGQWADMPLAVLAEKAASWGYDGLELACWGDHFEVDRVLSEDRYCANLGETLARHGLKCLAISNHLVGQAVSDPIDARHKAIVPERVWGDGKPDGVQQRAAQEMIDTAEAAARFGVQVVNGFTGSPVWHKLYFFPPTSQDEIDAGYRTFASQWNPILDAFAKHSVKFALEVHPTEIAYDIHTMRRSLVALDHHPAFGINFDPSHLQWQGIDPVKLIDAFPDRIFHVHVKDAAVNLDGTTSILGSHLSFGDHQRGWDFRSPGRGDVNFENIVRALNRIGYTGPLSVEWEDSAMDREHGAAEAADFVRALDFTPANRAFDAAFDSAEQAQ
- a CDS encoding MFS transporter, producing the protein MERGRSGTTALSVMMFLQYAVWGVWLPYLANYLGSGWIVANEQLAPAQTFDLGHDPFVPGESGLIFIKDKSSFEKAIAATTKKIDDAETSEQDRATARADRDQLHSQIENAPEKVDLAVVKEQLTSAGYKRVGGGLWFSGAAIGWILGLAGSIGAIFAPFLAGQIADRFINAEKWLGILLITGGALKYLTFYAHSYESFLAMSILYSIAYMPTLAITNSIAFAHLKDPQKQFGPVRTWGTIGWIIASNAFPLIWLQTNLHPTSLPPFLAGDPKPDQAGLIADALRVSGVMAIGYGIWAMLFLPKTPPTRSSEHPFAFLKALEYFKHRGLLIMTIAALPISMIHQVYFIRTGPFIEAAGYKSVYIGPIMSIGQIAEIIMLAILGLFLKRLGFKLVLALGCVAYFVRFALFALADGGTKELILLSCVLHGLCYGFFFAGAYIYLERIVPKDARHSAQTLFGVVILGAGPVLAGFYNAWLGSIGKENTTGVQDWALIWWVQGFIGLACAVLVLAAFKQGVFRDESTEEIASVPADAAEEIP